One segment of Anopheles stephensi strain Indian chromosome 3, UCI_ANSTEP_V1.0, whole genome shotgun sequence DNA contains the following:
- the LOC118509340 gene encoding filaggrin-like isoform X3, whose protein sequence is MFTTFIGLIDIQSWWEVPCIAHFCSLFSTTFQLPKFDIEDLEEALLTDADAEGEVDLKVYSARLLPELIVALLKGCDALAQIGSHISSSNYQMFLRRLFRQKCQEYNVDNPFNSDTDFEKLPLRTKILILKYLCDFRLDSEDVCTTFANYEADSLRLEPIGYDRNGSSYWHFFGTRLYREDYVSGGGKSKSAKSSVWQVICFTEEDWRNLANKLDQSGNAKERNLHDLLVENFLPYIPKLFRDKERERRNRLFERPRSTRIKLLQEGKNLRLQEQQQQQQQLQKQAEEQITRERQNLAEVVPAPERAQLLSEARAKRAERRSRSSSVTSIVSPYASTPDEASSLLTRDFIFQPKENAFRSKANSPYYYPYRSPTTNSRGSTSPSVGSLWEASHEARHHAPLLQHRTDDRTSSTPSRSSSGESPGLASGSEDSDGQCDISRRPAIYSDSYYIVRHREDSESVHSFSDIEAENNINSGNTDSTATGKQQQQLVAVEPSEPSATKALLRQQQPAVNKAVRKARQQRVVSGEVEKLLRANHNMAPTATKLPGRQTNNSLSSVTGPVILPFSDAPAKGTAAAAAAATASGGKGGEAAPPPGTNQGRKKKGKATTVITNAAAATYTTSSSYGSKTSCSSTFVSSSLSFTETDEVLQIGMHKVLESIKNHDDAWPFMDPVDEDIAPKYYSIIRRPMDLQKMEEKLDNGEYMMFGDFQNDFKLIVNNCRLYNGQANEYTEMVNNLQIAFERARKKYFDENSSDEELMMSHEYPDVSRANAAFKEKVSSKEHSKPIASSSSSSSSSDAVNGKNHNQQQQQQQHGRGATGKEGGAKEKSKKSANSSSASGGNSNSSVSAKSNTTSTSAPNSKDISADPSYRGTASNDKPPAGGKESKAKSVKGGAAVERKGGKNVSSGERKHHTAATTTGSGGSRKHKANKPPPEEVGSELEPDPEPPEKGKGASRVNKAVKRKRKEREKTDKVKSKRQKVEAGGDYNSNSSDVDVPEGDAMDVNSEDEQGWSEPERKRYRKDQRTDSNEPVVVGGVGTQQGTAGGEEVKKEPQEEEDFPVYESKKKAAVKALQEKEKKKNSAKVKKEEKKANKAPKGGCPFKGGKDVRREPLSPARGLGSLSRSPSPTVGEDSAAPLTKHRSPQRSASLSPKKKDNARDLSSDGDEGDRHTTPGKAGSKKEREKNGTDEDHHQKQHRKGNGGKVGGGGGTAAIAVAKLEKKTKKSGVVLSASAKSGGKGRQKKKAAVGSGKQRAAPAPVEEESECEALPGDPPPPPSVHHTNGERNDASDGSELEDIEDSSERESPTKSSSDKSKSRKSKAGKKNVSKQKKSGSKSGKAKGGKDKKLDKKSHKRDKVGKGKKRSKASSGNDHRAAKAGDEQQETISSIGEEEDDRAVVDFDREMDDLSDVEKSASKAVKQRQAKDARHAAAQRSVSRSPSPARSYYSDDRSMRDSGEEEDRGMDDAGARNASPDKRTDGFFADTSRSITPDIKDKFDLIKERRNRAAAAAAAAAASKAMAKKTKAKGKDGGTAGAATVAGGKKGKSSKGNSNRGQKQRDVVDENAGLGASALPAGSGNKQPQQKKGDDKPSSSESKPTKGKKSRDKTASSGESGGGVWAKPADKKHARPPAADSSKTIDRSNEYDFVDDSLTSDAKADKNHHSSKSSGAAAAGGNTSGKAGKKSASAVGQQSKSNAKSNAPSASSKQHSKPPTAATSATAGANMEELELETEQTLKDINKWLENTPRFPEYSSASNSPSRYIMDDFDTVPVKIEPADFRKPIPLSQLPAANETAATGPVRGASPGLATMAAPPKAFSPRAAAKDPGKPSGTKVPSKDGTTAAAAKSESAGTSEPATVAGALKDTTNSSSTVGGSSGPAAGSSSSAVPSKAHTILGPPPIIPPHSQKKEPKEPKRKSLKEKLSQLGTGGRKRELQHHHRTTIDRLQPGKTKGNLIGTIQNLNKPDELFPLGGGGGGGGAASGGAGGSGGAGGNALLGKVKEVKNSLIVKTDESKPKLSLGTVLNTEGFGIVQQHNFADDEEDNAEGKKDDGGDEDDPMLVSIGSGAVKPLISSLVNVGGSSPIGSRDGAKSGSKKDEASGSSSTSTSEKPEASGDPASGETKSSSASTVVEKPPSLEDGKTGKEEAGGKDSLNTTTTKGKDSKSSGTPNLNAWIKAFGAPKKPKKNDDTDEHPGKGSPAAANDKGKLNEHNTSTQSSSNESSSGIGMLPTMPGSLESPSFPTLPTVPRQRKASTGSTVSERSSYSQDPDSPRIGIDERLGPYPAPYPSPIGASPIMTSPKLDETQKSPYHPLNGAIKVGFYQDTTQKSSPEKSCSPRDLPSPYPQYSQHLYTSNAANASSNNTTAGGNGSSNTNMGSNSTVYGSYSSYGPSAASAIGSTNSSNNPASGSIVADTFKGYGKELKSPVDFYDQYKQPASQESDYNSSMSPSTNPNSPYHNPASSPYQQQPNSPSCYQQQTPASSSPYGHPSPASSGGPLSPYNAPAAIPHSPAAPTGQTAPAGANASGHSPYNPAQGQSPYHASSNQTPQSASTSPSGGGGTTNTVAAAGQPKLQSKPNTPLHQSPNSPFSQSNQSSPYSQQDPNSPYSSQGGQLSPFQPMSPKPPPSSGASATAGNVISNSNNSGNAIKLAPPIITPQQAAAAAGVILPPESPVHSHTTQPPSTASVGPVGQAQNLTGTGGSSQTASTAQGTAIVPPSSAPMQLNSHQSPWTAHHNQYNPYLNHPGDTAGGSMSSSLPPAPAHMPPSQQGHHLSNVHTHPSPAHSQQQQQHQQQQQQQQQQQQQQQQQHQQLQHQHQQHQHQQQQQHQQTNHQQAHGHHLATAQQQQQSHLGNLLMGSNNNPYTSTYGRPYDLNSASASSSSAAAAAGSGTTTVTSNIDHHHAQQQHHSQQHLHHQQQQQHPSLSGISSSSNKNSPSTNNNNTSKVPEMINLGYSEPETNTAKASQDVPMNMEASGGLGKEKVDGTKDNKHLQQQQHQPFDHHMGGMGYGNPMDISMSKSKAFDMFNRAATMGFPRGFGAPTNNAGGGYDHRTTMQQPANISKAHDMTGGGGSAGTVSSSGSTSSTTGYNMQQASVGAKNATDQSHLPRYDQRSPQHLQQQHQQQQQQQHGAVSGSASSGGNTTDLSSTGGYKPYGGTSSTPATSSSLMDPTIRNLSSLSSLYNPDDRLLGGPGAASGTSAGGSSAGFYDKGSMPPAAHMFSKNLSQPPASSAATTSSAAALQQMFNNTMAATTMAAYNANRGEQSNAAASSYVPSPNYHHPQQQHPQQQRNDMLSAASLQSQKLPHNANVPSATGGAAVVNEPAPPPAKPKRTRKKKDPNQDLIAQQQQQQQQQQQQQQQQQQSLHQHAMHAAAHQQQQTLGAHQGFPSYPGLKPSSSSASGPGGPTGMGPSSTAPGNPASSGAETSAISLKTANIVPGSAFNFGPGPTGLGLPPGSLYGDTSASTYLEDSYRNPQNPYYLPPSHRGPAAAAAAAAAAVAASGSSGTGAEADKLGNSISGGQPTGSVAAAAAVAAASAAAVHGAPPPPTAASPYHQFLASHHGTRPYQFMNQFDPIHQQYLRQEELRAQMMINQGLLGAPPGAAPPGAYGQPGYHHPAIGMHKPYDAMNSMNRSPFL, encoded by the exons ATGTTTACCACTTTTATCGGCTTAATTG ATATTCAATCATGGTGGGAGGTGCCCTGCATTGCGCACTTTTGTTCGCTGTTTAGTACCACCTTCCAGCTGCCTAAGTTTGACATTGAG GATCTTGAAGAGGCCCTTCTCACAGATGCCGATGCCGAGGGTGAAGTAGATCTGAAAGTATATTCCGCGCGCCTGCTGCCGGAACTGATCGTTGCACTGTTGAAGGGCTGTGACGCGCTTGCACAGATAGGTTCACACATCAGCTCCAGCAACTATCAGATGTTCCTGAGGCGTCTGTTCCGTCAAAAATGTCAG GAATATAATGTGGATAACCCGTTCAACAGCGATACGGACTTTGAAAAGTTACCGCTGCGCACCAAGATCCTGATCTTGAAGTATCTGTGCGATTTTCGCCTCGATTCCGAAGACGTCTGCACCACCTTTGCCAACTACGAGGCGGACAGTCTACGGCTGGAACCGATCGG CTACGATCGTAACGGATCTTCTTACTGGCATTTTTTTGGCACACGCTTATACCGCGAAGATTACGTTAGTGGTGGCGGTAAATCCAAGTCCGCCAAATCATCCGTCTGGCAGGTGATTTGCTTCACCGAGGAGGATTGGCGCAACCTAGCGAACAAGCTCGACCAGTCCGGGAACGCGAAGGAGCGCAACCTGCACGATCtgctggtggaaaactttctACCGTACATTCCGAAGCTATTTCGCGACAAGGAGCGAGAGCGCCGCAATAG ACTTTTCGAGCGGCCCAGATCGACACGCATCAAACTTTTGCAGGAAGGGAAAAACCTTCGCCTGCaggagcaacaacagcagcagcagcagctacaaaAACAGGCGGAGGAGCAGATCACCCGCGAACGGCAGAACCTTGCGGAGGTGGTGCCGGCACCCGAAAGAGCCCAACTGCTGTCAGAAGCACGTGCAAAACGCGCCGAACGACG ATCTCGATCGAGCTCCGTCACAAGTATAGTTTCGCCCTACGCTAGCACCCCAGACGAGGCATCATCCCTTCTCACgcgtgattttatttttcagcCAAAAGAAAACGCATTCCGTAGCAAAGCAAATAGCCCCTACTACTACCCTTATCGCAGCCCTACCACTAACTCGAGAGGTTCCACTTCTCCATCAGTAGGTTCGCTGTGGGAAGCAAGCCACGAGGCGCGGCACCACGCACCGTTGCTGCAGCACCGTACCGACGACCGGACGTCCTCCACACCGTCCCGATCAAGTTCCGGCGAATCGCCCGGTCTCGCCAGCGGCTCGGAAGATAGCGACGGCCAGTGCGACATTAGCCGGCGGCCGGCGATCTACAGCGATTCGTACTACATTGTCCGCCACCGGGAGGACAGCGAAAGTGTCCACAGCTTCAGCGATATCGAGGCGGAGAACAACATCAACAGTGGCAATACGGACAGTACCGCGAccggcaagcagcagcagcagctggtggctgtggaaccgtcggaaccgtccgCCACTAAAGCGCTGTTGCGTCAACAGCAGCCGGCGGTAAACAAAGCGGTACGCAAAGCACGTCAACAACGGGTGGTGAGTGGTGAGGTGGAGAAATTGCTACGCGCCAACCACAACATGGCACCGACCGCGACGAAGCTACCCGGGCGCCAAACGAACAACTCCCTCTCGTCCGTTACCGGGCCCGTCATACTGCCGTTCAGCGATGCACCGGCGAAGGgcacggcggcggcggcggcggcggcgacgGCAAGTGGTGGTAAGGGAGGTGAAgctgcaccaccaccgggcaCAAACCAGGGCCggaaaaagaagggaaaagctACCACTGT TATAACAAATGCTGCCGCCGCAACCTACACCACTAGTTCCAGCTACGGTAGCAAAACCAGCTGTTCCTCAACTTTCGTCTCATCGTCTCTTAGCTTTACCGAAACCGATGAGGTGCTGCAGATCGGTATGCACAAGGTGCTGGAAAGCATCAAGAACCACGACGACGCATGGCCGTTCATGGACCCGGTCGATGAGGACATTGCGCCGAAGTACTACTCGATCATACGAAG ACCGATGGATTTGCAAAAGATGGAAGAAAAGCTAGACAACGGCGAGTACATGATGTTCGGTGACTTTCAAAACGATTTCAAGCTGATCGTCAACAACTGTCGGCTGTACAATGGACAGGCAAACG AGTACACGGAAATGGTGAACAACTTGCAGATCGCGTTCGAGCGTGcgcgaaaaaaatatttcgacGAAAACTCCTCGGACGAGGAACTGATGATGAGCCACGAGTACCCGGACGTTAGCCGGGCGAATGCTGCGTTTAAAGAAAAGGTTTCCTCAAAGGAGCACAGCAAACCCATCgcttcgtcctcctcctcctcctcgtcatcCGACGCAGTCAATGGTAAAAACCataaccagcagcagcagcagcagcagcacggcagAGGAGCAACGGGCAAGGAGGGTGGCGCGAAAGAAAAGTCCAAGAAAAGTGCAAACAGTAGTTCCGCCAGTGGTGGCAACAGTAACAGTAGTGTAAGTGCAAAGTCtaacaccaccagcaccagcgctCCCAACTCCAAAGATATTAGTGCCGACCCTTCCTACCGGGGGACCGCCTCCAACGACAAACCGCCGGCGGGGGGCAAAGAATCGAAAGCAAAGTCGGTGAAAGGTGGTGCGGCCGTGGAAAGGaagggtggaaaaaatgtgTCGTCGGGTGAGAGGAAGCATCATAcggccgccaccaccaccgggtcCGGTGGGTCGCGAAAgcataaagcaaacaaaccaccaccgGAAGAAGTGGGCTCGGAGCTGGAACCCGATCCGGAACCGCCGGAAAAGGGTAAGGGTGCGTCGCGAGTGAACAAAGCGGTTAAACGCAAACGCAAGGAAAGGGAGAAAACTGATAAAGTGAAAAGCAAAAGGCAAAAAGTCGAAGCCGGTGGTGattacaacagcaacagcagtgaTGTGGACGTGCCGGAAGGCGATGCGATGGACGTTAACAGTGAGGACGAGCAAGGGTGGAGTGAACCGGAGCGGAAACGGTACAGAAAGGATCAGCGGACCGATTCGAACGAaccggtggtggttggtggggTGGGAACGCAACAGGGAACCGCCGGTGGGGAAGAGGTGAAAAAAGAACCGCAAGAGGAAGAAGATTTCCCAGTGTACGAAAGTAAGAAGAAGGCAGCGGTGAAAGCGTtgcaggaaaaggaaaagaagaaaaacagtgCAAAGgtgaagaaggaggaaaagaaagCGAACAAAGCACCGAAAGGGGGATGCCCCTTCAAGGGAGGGAAGGACGTGCGGCGGGAACCACTTTCCCCCGCACGTGGGCTCGGATCGCTTTCCCGATCGCCCAGTCCAACGGTGGGCGAGGATTCAGCAGCGCCGCTCACTAAACATCGCTCACCTCAGCGATCGGCATCGTTAAGCCCAAAGAAGAAGGATAACGCACGCGATCTGTCCTCCGATGGTGACGAGGGCGATCGTCACACGACGCCTGGTAAGGCAGGGTCCAAAAAGgagagggagaaaaatggCACCGACGAGGACCATCATCAGAAACAGCACCGGAAGGGGAATGGCGGAAAGGTTGGCGGCGGGGGCGGTACTGCTGCCATTGCCGTGGCAAAGTTGgagaaaaagacaaaaaagtcAGGCGTCGTCCTTTCTGCCTCGGCAAAGAGCGGTGGCAAAGGGCGGCAAAAGAAGAAGGCGGCGGTGGGAAGCGGTAAACAACGAGCGGCACCAGCGCCAGTGGAGGAAGAATCTGAGTGTGAAGCTTTGCCGGGAgatccgccaccaccaccgagtgTCCACCACACCAACGGCGAACGGAACGATGCGTCCGACGGGAGCGAACTCGAGGATATCGAGGACAGTTCCGAACGAGAATCGCCAACCAAAAGCTCATCCGATAAATCGAAGAGCAGGAAGAGCAAAGCGGGCAAGAAAAATGTCagcaaacagaagaagagTGGGAGCAAAAGTGGTAAGGCGAAGGGTGGCAAGGACAAGAAGCTGGACAAAAAATCGCACAAACGCGATAAAGTTGGAAAGGGTAAGAAAAGGTCAAAAGCTTCGAGCGGGAACGATCACCGTGCTGCTAAGGCTGGCGATGAGCAGCAGGAAACAATTTCAAGCATCGGTGAGGAGGAAGACGATCGTGCGGTCGTGGATTTCGATCGCGAGATGGACGACCTGAGCGATGTGGAAAAAAGTGCCTCCAAAGCCGTAAAGCAGCGGCAAGCGAAAGATGCACGGCACGCCGCAGCACAGCGATCGGTGTCACGCTCGCCAAGCCCGGCCAGATCGTACTATTCCGACGATCGTTCGATGCGCGACAgtggggaggaggaggaccgTGGGATGGATGATGCTGGTGCTCGAAATGCTTCGCCAGACAAGCGAACGGACGGTTTCTTCGCGGACACCAGCCGGTCCATCACACCCGACATAAAGGATAAGTTTGATCTCATCAAGGAACGCCGCAATcgggcggcggcagcagcagcagccgcggCCGCCAGTAAAGCAATGGCTAAAAAGACCAAAGCTAAGGGGAAAGATGGCGGGACCGCGGGAGCCGCTACTGTTGCGGGCGGGAAGAAAGGTAAATCGTCCAAGGGTAACAGTAACCGTGGTCAAAAGCAGCGCGATGTGGTGGAcgaaaatgccggtctcggtGCAAGTGCCTTGCCAGCCGGCAGCGGAAACaagcagccgcagcagaaGAAAGGCGACGATAAGCCTTCCTCCAGTGAGAGCAAACCCACCAAAGGGAAGAAAAGTCGGGACAAGACGGCGAGTAGCGGCGAGTCGGGGGGAGGAGTGTGGGCCAAACCGGCTGATAAGAAACACGCCCGCCCGCCGGCTGCCGACAGCTcgaaaacgatcgatcgaagtAACGAGTACGACTTTGTGGATGACAGCCTTACGTCGGACGCAAAGGCGGATAAGAACCACCACTCGTCGAAATCATCCggcgccgctgctgctggtggaaacACATCCGGGAAGGCGGGAAAGAAATCGGCGAGTGCTGTAGGCCAGCAGTCGAAGTCGAACGCGAAATCGAACGCGCCATCTGCATCCAGCAAGCAGCACTCGAAACCGCCGACAGCAGCAACGTCGGCCACGGCCGGTGCCAACATGGAGGAGCTCGAGCTAGAAACCGAACAAACGTTGAAAGACATCAACAAGTGGTTGGAAAATACGCCCCGCTTTCCCGAGTACAGCTCGGCCAGCAATTCCCCGTCGCGGTACATCATGGACGATTTCGACACGGTGCCGGTAAAGATCGAACCGGCCGATTTTCGTAAACCGATCCCGCTCTCGCAGCTGCCCGCAGCCAATGAAACCGCTGCCACGGGGCCGGTACGTGGTGCCAGCCCAGGCCTAGCAACGATGGCAGCTCCTCCGAAAGCATTTTCACCCAGAGCAGCCGCAAAGGATCCTGGCAAGCCGTCCGGTACAAAGGTGCCATCGAAAGATGGCactaccgctgctgctgctaaaagTGAGTCGGCGGGAACGTCTGAGCCAGCCACCGTTGCTGGCGCTTTGAAGGACActacgaacagcagcagcaccgttgGAGGATCGAGTGGGCCAGCAGCCGGTTCATCATCTTCTGCCGTTCCGAGCAAAGCTCACACCATCCTAGGTCCACCGCCAATAATTCCGCCGCACTCCCAGAAAAAGGAACCCAAAGAACCGAAGCGAAAATCCTTAAAAGAGAAGCTCTCCCAACTCGGCACCGGTGGACGCAAGCGTGAGCTTCAGCATCACCACCGAacgacgatcgatcgattgcagcCGGGCAAAACCAAAGGCAACCTCATCGGTACGATTCAGAATCTCAACAAACCGGATGAACTGTTCCCgctcggtggcggtggcggtggtggtggtgctgctagCGGTGGAGCGGGTGGCAGCGGTGGTGCCGGTGGCAACGCACTGCTCGGCAAGGTAAAGGAGGTGAAGAATTCGTTGATTGTGAAAACGGATGAATCGAAACCGAAGCTAAGCCTCGGCACGGTCCTCAACACGGAAGGGTTTGGAATCGTGCAGCAGCACAACTTTGCCGATGACGAGGAGGACAATGCGGAGGGTAAGAAGGACGATGGAGGCGATGAGGATGATCCGATGCTGGTTTCGATCGGTAGCGGTGCTGTGAAGCCTCTCATAAGCTCGCTGGTGAATGTTGGGGGCAGTTCGCCAATCGGGAGTCGGGATGGAGCGAAATCGGGTTCGAAGAAGGATGAAGCTTCCGGCAGCAGCTCAACATCGACAAGCGAGAAACCTGAGGCTAGTGGTGATCCCGCTTCCGGCGAAACTAAGAGCTCGTCCGCTTCAACCGTCGTGGAGAAACCCCCCTCGCTTGAGGATGGAAAAACGGGCAAGGAAGAAGCTGGCGGCAAGGATTCGCTCaacactactaccaccaagggcaAGGATAGCAAATCGTCCGGGACGCCTAACCTTAACGCCTGGATAAAAGCGTTCGGTGCGCCCAAAAAGCCGaagaaaaacgatgacacGGACGAACATCCGGGCAAAGGTTCACCGGCGGCGGCAAACGATAAGGGTAAGCTCAACGAGCACAACACCTCCACCCAATCGTCCTCGAACGAATCGTCGTCTGGGATTGGTATGCTTCCGACCATGCCCGGAAGTCTCGAAAGTCCTAGCTTCCCAACACTGCCGACGGTTCCTCGGCAGCGAAAGGCCAGCACGGGCAGCACGGTAAGCGAACGCTCGTCCTACAGTCAGGACCCGGACAGTCCTCGCATTGGGATCGATGAGCGGCTGGGCCCGTACCCTGCCCCGTACCCAAGCCCGATCGGTGCCTCACCGATCATGACGTCTCCAAAGCTGGACGAAACGCAGAAGAGTCCGTACCATCCGCTGAACGGTGCGATCAAGGTCGGTTTCTATCAGGATACCACGCAGAAGAGCAGCCCGGAGAAGAGCTGTAGCCCGCGGGACCTTCCATCGCCGTACCCGCAGTACTCGCAGCATCTCTACACATCGAATGCTGCTAACGCTTCCTCGAACAATACGACAGCCGGCGGGAACGGTTCGAGCAATACAAACATGGGCAGTAACTCCACCGTGTACGGTAGCTACTCATCCTACGGGCCGTCGGCTGCTTCCGCCATCGGGTCCACCAATTCCAGCAACAATCCCGCATCCGGCAGCATTGTAGCGGACACGTTCAAGGGCTACGGAAAGGAGCTTAAATCACCCGTCGATTTCTACGACCAGTACAAACAACCGGCGTCGCAGGAATCGGACTACAACTCGTCGATGAGTCCCAGTACAAATCCCAACTCTCCCTACCACAACCCAGCCTCGTCGCCCTACCAACAGCAACCCAACAGCCCGTCCTGCTATCAGCAGCAAACGCCGGCGTCTTCCTCTCCCTACGGCCACCCATCACCGGCGTCTTCGGGCGGTCCGCTCTCGCCGTACAATGCACCGGCTGCCATTCCCCACAGTCCGGCGGCACCGACCGGTCAAACCGCTCCGGCGGGTGCCAATGCCAGCGGTCACTCGCCGTACAACCCCGCCCAGGGTCAATCGCCTTATCACGCCAGCAGCAATCAGACCCCGCAATCGGCATCCACGTCTccgtccggtggtggtggtaccaCGAACACGGTGGCCGCTGCCGGTCAACCGAAGCTCCAGTCCAAACCAAATACACCGCTGCACCAAAGCCCAAACTCACCGTTTTCACAATCAAACCAAAGTTCGCCCTACTCACAGCAAGACCCGAACTCACCGTACTCCTCCCAGGGAGGCCAACTGTCACCGTTCCAACCGATGTCGCCCAAGCCTCCGCCGAGCTCGGGTGCTTCCGCAACGGCCGGAAATGTCATCAGCAACAGTAACAACAGTGGTAACGCTATTAAGCTGGCTCCTCCCATTATAACTCCGCAACAGGCGGCTGCTGCCGCTGGTGTGATCCTGCCGCCCGAATCGCCGGTTCActcgcacacaacacaaccccCCTCCACAGCGTCGGTTGGGCCGGTCGGCCAGGCACAGAACTTGACCGGCACCGGTGGCAGCAGTCAAACTGCAAGCACGGCACAGGGAACAGCGATCGTACCACCGTCGTCAGCACCGATGCAGCTGAACTCCCATCAGTCGCCCTGGACCGCTCACCACAACCAGTACAATCCGTACCTGAACCATCCGGGCGATACGGCTGGCGGTAGCATGTCCTCGTCGTTGCCACCAGCACCGGCACATATGCCACCGTCCCAGCAGGGCCATCATCTAAGCAATGTGCACACGCATCCATCGCCTGCCCActcgcaacaacagcaacaacaccaacagcagcaacagcagcaacagcagcaacagcagcaacagcagcagcagcaccaacaactacaacaccaacaccagcaacaccaacatcaacaacaacagcaacaccaacaaacGAATCATCAGCAGGCGCACGGACATCATTTGGCGACGgctcaacagcaacagcaaagtCACCTCGGCAACCTGTTGATGGGGTCCAACAACAATCCGTACACTTCCACGTACGGGCGCCCGTACGATCTTAACTCTGCGTCAGCGTCATCATCCTCCGCAGCAGCCGCGGCAGGATCGGGCACAACAACGGTGACGTCCAACATTGATCACCATCacgcgcaacagcagcatcattcGCAGCAACATcttcaccatcagcagcagcagcagcatcctaGTTTAAGCggtatcagcagcagcagcaacaagaaTAGccccagcaccaacaacaacaacacttcCAAAGTACCTGAAATGATTAATCTAGGCTATAGCGAACCCGAAACCAACACCGCCAAAGCTTCGCAGGACGTACCGATGAACATGGAAGCGTCGGGCGGATTGGGCAAGGAGAAGGTGGACGGTACGAAAGACAACAAacatctgcagcagcagcaacatcaaccgTTCGATCATCATATGGGTGGCATGGGTTACGGCAATCCGATGGACATATCGATGAGCAAATCGAAAGCGTTCGATATGTTTAACCGGGCCGCGACGATGGGTTTCCCACGCGGGTTCGGTGCGCCGACCAACAACGCCGGTGGTGGGTACGATCATCGTACGACCATGCAGCAACCGGCTAACATAAGCAAGGCGCACGATATGACCGGTGGCGGCGGCAGTGCTGGAACGGTGTCCTCCAGTGGGTCCACCTCGTCTACGACCGGTTACAACATGCAACAGGCATCGGTCGGAGCCAAAAATGCCACCGATCAGTCCCATCTTCCACGGTACGATCAGCGCAGCCCGCAACatttgcagcaacagcaccaacagcaacaacagcagcagcatggtgCAGTTTCGGGATCGGCGTCGTCAGGAGGCAACACGACGGATCTGAGCAGCACGGGAGGTTACAAACCGTACGGCGGCACGTCTTCCACACCGGCCACCTCATCATCGCTGATGGATCCAACGATACGCAATCTCTCTTCCCTATCGTCCCTGTACAATCCGGACGATCGGCTGCTCGGTGGTCCGGGTGCTGCAAGCGGCACCTCTGCCGGCGGTTCCAGCGCAGGATTCTACGACAAGGGGAGCATGCCTCCGGCAGCTCACATGTTCAGCAAGAACCTGTCTCAACCACCTGCATCATCAGCCGCCACCACGTCGTCAGCCGCTGCGTTGCAGCAAATGTTCAACAACACCATGGCGGCCACCACGATGGCGGCGTACAATGCGAACCGGGGCGAGCAGTCGAATGCGGCTGCGTCCTCGTACGTGCCATCGCCCAACTATCACCAtccccaacagcagcatccgcagcagcagcgcaacgATATGCTGAGCGCGGCCAGCCTTCAATCGCAAAAGCTGCCGCACAATGCAAACGTACCGTCCGCAACGGGTGGTGCTGCCGTTGTCAACGAACCGGCGCCACCTCCGGCGAAACCGAAGCGAACGAGGAAAAAGAAGGATCCAAATCAGGACCTAAtagcccagcagcagcaacagcagcagcagcagcagcagcagcagcaacaacagcagcaatcctTGCATCAACACGCGATGCATGCGGCcgcccaccagcagcagcaaacgctcGGAGCGCACCAAGGTTTCCCCTCCTACCCGGGACTAAAACCATCGAGCTCGTCCGCATCCGGGCCCGGTGGCCCGACCGGCATGGGTCCGTCGTCTACCGCACCCGGAAATCCCGCAAGCAGTGGCGCCGAAACGTCCGCCATTTCACTCAAAACAGCCAACATAGTGCCGGGTAGCGCCTTCAACTTTGGCCCCGGCCCAACCGGGCTCGGTCTGCCACCGGGCAGCCTTTACGGTGACACCTCCGCCAGCACCTACCTAGAAGACTCGTACCGCAACCCACAAAACCCATACTATCTGCCACCGAGCCACCGGGGAcctgcggcggcggcggcagcagcagcagcagcagtggcagcgtCAGGATCGTCCGGCACCGGTGCGGAAGCGGACAAGCTGGGCAACTCCATCTCTGGCGGTCAGCCGACGGGTTCGgtagcggcagcggccgccgTTGCAGCTGCCTCCGCCGCAGCCGTACACggtgcaccaccaccgccgaccGCAGCCTCACCGTACCATCAGTTCCTGGCCTCCCATCACGGTACGCGCCCGTACCAATTCATGAACCAGTTCGATCCCATCCATCAACAGTACCTGCGGCAGGAGGAGCTACGGGCTCAGATGATGATCAACCAGGGGCTGCTGGGGGCACCGCCCGGTGCTGCGCCACCCGGTGCGTACGGTCAGCCCGGCTACCATCATCCGGCGATCGGGATGCACAAACCGTACGACGCAATGAACAGCATGAACCGGTCACCATTTCTATAA